From the Jilunia laotingensis genome, the window TTACGAAATATTGTTGGTGAACAGGCTTATATATACATCAATTATTTTTCCGGTACTATGACTTTAATAGCTCTTTTATCTGTAATATTGCTTTATAAGTCTACCCATACAGCTGGCGAAGGGAAAAGTATGAAAGAGATCGGACAAGGATTTCTGAGAATTATTACCAATTGGCGGTTATTGATTTTGATTCTTATAATTACCGGATTTTGGATGGTACAGCAACAGTTGTATGCTACAATGCCTAAATATGTGATTCGTATGGCTGGTGAAACAGCAAAACCTGGATGGATTGCGAATGTCAATCCCTTTGTGGTTGTATGTTGCGTTAGCTTTATTACTCGTTGGATGGCAAAACGTAATGCGATAACTTCTATGAACATTGGAATGTTTCTGATACCTATATCGGCTCTGTTAATGGCATGTGGTAATCTTTTGGGAAATGATGTTATTTCCGGTATGAGTAATATAACATTGATGATGATTGCAGGCATTGTTATTCAAGCATTAGCGGAATGTTTTATTTCGCCACGTTATCTTGAATATTTTTCCTTGCAGGCTCCTAAAGGAGAAGAAGGAATGTACTTGGGGTTTAGCCATCTTCATTCATTTCTCTCATCAATTTTAGGCTTTGGGTTAGCAGGCATTCTTTTGACAAAATATTGTCCTGACCCTGTTTTGTTTGAAACACATGAGGCTTGGGAGGCAGCGAGCGTGAATGCACATTATATATGGTATTACTTTGCAGCCATAGGATTAGTTGCGGCAATTGCGCTTCTTGCTTTTGCAAAAATAACCCAATTCATCGATAAAAAGAAGAAAGTATAAGACTGATTTTATCCTTATTTTATGTATATTTGCCGTCACTTTGTCGCAATAGCTGACGGCAAATTGCATTTAAAGAAGAAAGATAAAACATGAAAGTTAGATTTATAAGCCTGGCAAGTGGCAGCAGTGGAAACTGTTACTATCTGGGTACTGAGACATATGGGATACTTATTGATGCTGGAATTGGGATACGCACCATAAAAAAACTGTTGAGGGATATCAATGTAGGGATGGACTCGATTCGTGCTGTTTTTGTAACTCATGATCATGCTGATCACATTAAAGCTGTTGGTCATTTAGGTGAAAAACTGAATATTCCCGTTTATACAACATCCCGAGTACATGCAGGAATCAATCGGAGTTATTGTATGACTGAAAAGTTGCATCACAGTGTACGCTATCTGGAAAAAGAAGAACCGATGGACTTGGAAGACTTTCATATCGAATCTTTTGAGGTACCACATGACGGAACTGATAATGTCGGATATTGTATTGAGATTGCCGGAAAGGTGTTTTCTTTTCTTACTGACCTTGGTGAAATCACTCCTACTGCCGGCAAGTATATTCGTAAAGCTAACTATTTGATATTGGAGGCTAATTATGATGAAGAGATGTTGAAGATGGGGTCTTACCCTAAATATTTGAAAGAGCGTATATCAAGCAATACTGGTCATATGAGCAATACAGCGACTGCTGAATATCTTGCAGATAATTTTACAGATCATCTGCATTATATTTGGCTATGTCATTTAAGTAAAGATAATAATCATCCTGAATTGGCATTTAAGACGGTAGAATGGAAATTAAAAAATAAAGGAATTATTGTGGGTAAAGATGTGCAACTTGTTGCATTAAAGAGAAGTACACCGTCAGATCTTTATGAATTCGAGTAATGGCAATAAGAACTAAGGAAAAAAGCTGTTTTTTCCTTGGCGGAATCGAATAAAAAAGTTACCTTTGCAACCGCAAATGCGAAAAGATGCACTCTTAGCTCAGTTGGTAGAGCAACTGACTCTTAATCAGTGGGTCCAGGGTTCGAATCCCTGAGGGTGTACGAAGAGGGGTGTACGAAAAGTTTCGTACACCCCCTCTTTTTATATTACCTCCTCATTAGCAAATTCTTCAAGTAACATTTGTATAACCTTTTACTTACAATTAGTCAGCTCCAAGATTTTCTTTTCTAAAGCCAAATCCTCCATGCTCATTTTTTGAATAGGGATGTTGCACATACGAATTACGTCACCTTCGCGACAAGTGTAGTCATAATAGAGCAGTTCGGTTTCGTCTAGTTCCTCGTATGACTTCAACACTCCTTGTTGTTGTAAGAATTTTTGGCGGTTAGTATCATCTGTTTGCTTCACAAGAAGGATACGGCGAGCTATAGGATTGAAATTGTAATCAAGGCATTGGTAGATGCCGCGCAAGAAAGGCGGACGGTCATACAGGGGTAGTTTTAAGCAGATATTAAATATGGAAAGCTGGGGCGACTGACTTTCATTGAAGGCAAGGTAGAGATGGCTCATGCCGTTCATCAACCCAACTCCCCAATGGGTGGTGCCGTGGGCATTGGTATGTCCCACCTCAATATGGCTCCCGTTTTCGGTGGGGGCGATGAAGTAAGGTTCTATTTTCAGGTCATCAGTGCTGGAAGAGAGGCTATAACTGGTGTAAATACCGCTATAATTAGCAATGTAGTTCACACTACGATTGGCGTTATACTCCAGTTCATCTAGGAAGGGATTCCGTCCGTCCGATTTCTCTTTCACCGCCACGTCCATAACGAAAAGTTCCTGCTTCATTTGCGGAAGAGAACCTAGGAATTTTTTTTTAGACAAGTTATTCACCCACACCAATGCATTGTCCAGAGCATCGTCTTCGTCCATACCTTTCTCTACATTTTTGAAATAGGTAGGAAACACCGTGGAATACATGGCAGATAATACGCTAGGCGTGAGGTGGGTC encodes:
- a CDS encoding peptide MFS transporter — encoded protein: MNNSPQNATKGFTKAFWVSNSVELFERMAYYAMFIVLTIYLSSILGFNDFEASMISGLFSGGLYLLPIFSGAYADKIGFRHSMIIAFSLLSIGYLGLGVLPTLLESAGLVRYGSVTLFLGLPQSNTRWIVVPVLFIIMIGGSFIKSVISASVAKETTEATRARGYSIFYMMVNIGAFTGKTIIDPLRNIVGEQAYIYINYFSGTMTLIALLSVILLYKSTHTAGEGKSMKEIGQGFLRIITNWRLLILILIITGFWMVQQQLYATMPKYVIRMAGETAKPGWIANVNPFVVVCCVSFITRWMAKRNAITSMNIGMFLIPISALLMACGNLLGNDVISGMSNITLMMIAGIVIQALAECFISPRYLEYFSLQAPKGEEGMYLGFSHLHSFLSSILGFGLAGILLTKYCPDPVLFETHEAWEAASVNAHYIWYYFAAIGLVAAIALLAFAKITQFIDKKKKV
- a CDS encoding MBL fold metallo-hydrolase, coding for MKVRFISLASGSSGNCYYLGTETYGILIDAGIGIRTIKKLLRDINVGMDSIRAVFVTHDHADHIKAVGHLGEKLNIPVYTTSRVHAGINRSYCMTEKLHHSVRYLEKEEPMDLEDFHIESFEVPHDGTDNVGYCIEIAGKVFSFLTDLGEITPTAGKYIRKANYLILEANYDEEMLKMGSYPKYLKERISSNTGHMSNTATAEYLADNFTDHLHYIWLCHLSKDNNHPELAFKTVEWKLKNKGIIVGKDVQLVALKRSTPSDLYEFE